The following proteins come from a genomic window of Sorghum bicolor cultivar BTx623 chromosome 3, Sorghum_bicolor_NCBIv3, whole genome shotgun sequence:
- the LOC8075316 gene encoding cytochrome P450 709B2: MDVSIGSVLGAILAVLVSTLLIRVLFLLVWKPYAVSRWFRGQGVGGPSYRFFVGSLPAIKRMKAPGSKIVLDVGSHDFIPIVQPQYRKWVAEYGKIFLYWFGAVPTICVAEVELVKQVLAERTGRLFPKDYLNANMEALLGKGLVLTNGEDWKRHRKVVHPAFNLDKLKAMSLTMADLAQQMMHRWQSQIQQATNHEAEIELSSEFSELTSDVIAHTAFGSSYKEGKEVFVTQKELQELTFSASLNIPAPGRLRKLKLPTSKSSRRVEKLDKKVRSLLMAIIEGRLADKDTNGYGNDLLGLMLEARALEQEGRAQMLTTQEIVDECKTFFFAGQDTTSHLLTWTMFLLSRYPEWQHKLREEVMKECGNAVPNPDMVTKLKLVNMVLLESLRLYSPVVLIRRGTGSDIQLGSIRVPKGTMLSIPIALLHRDKDVWGQDADEFNPTRFEHGVSKAAANHPNALLSFSQGPRACIGQNFAMLEARIGIAMILQRFSFELSPKYVHAPKEEITLMPRFGLPIILRNLHD; this comes from the exons ATGGATGTTTCCATAGGTTCAGTCTTGGGTGCCATCCTGGCCGTGCTCGTCTCCACGCTGCTGATCAGAGTGCTGTTCCTTCTGGTGTGGAAGCCCTATGCTGTCAGCAGGTGGTTTAGGGGCCAGGGCGTCGGGGGCCCAAGCTACAGGTTCTTCGTCGGCTCCCTGCCGGCGATCAAGCGGATGAAAGCCCCCGGGAGCAAGATCGTCCTCGACGTCGGCTCCCATGACTTCATCCCCATCGTGCAGCCGCAGTACCGCAAATGGGTGGCCGAGTACG GGAAGATATTTCTGTACTGGTTCGGCGCTGTGCCGACCATCTGCGTCGCCGAGGTCGAGCTGGTGAAGCAGGTTCTCGCGGAGAGGACAGGTCGTCTGTTCCCCAAGGACTACTTGAACGCAAACATGGAGGCACTCCTTGGCAAGGGTCTCGTTCTCACCAACGGTGAAGACTGGAAACGCCACCGCAAGGTGGTGCACCCGGCCTTCAACCTCGATAAGCTCAAG GCGATGTCTTTGACCATGGCGGACTTGGCGCAGCAGATGATGCATCGATGGCAATCTCAGATACAGCAGGCCACCAACCATGAGGCTGAAATCGAACTCAGCAGCGAATTCTCGGAGCTAACTTCGGATGTGATAGCCCACACAGCCTTCGGGAGCAGCTACAAGGAGGGCAAAGAGGTGTTCGTCACGCAGAAGGAGCTCCAAGAACTCACATTCTCAGCATCGCTTAACATCCCTGCTCCTGGTCGGCTAAG GAAACTGAAATTGCCAACTAGCAAGAGCAGCCGACGAGTTGAAAAACTGGACAAGAAGGTGAGGAGCCTGCTCATGGCGATAATCGAAGGGCGCCTTGCTGATAAGGACACCAATGGATACGGCAACGATCTGCTCGGTCTCATGCTCGAAGCGCGCGCTCTGGAGCAAGAAGGGCGCGCACAGATGCTCACCACCCAGGAGATCGTGGACGAGTGCAAGACCTTCTTCTTCGCCGGGCAGGACACCACCTCGCACCTCCTCACCTGGACCATGTTCCTGCTGAGCAGGTACCCCGAGTGGCAACACAAGCTGAGGGAGGAGGTGATGAAAGAGTGTGGCAATGCAGTGCCAAATCCGGACATGGTCACCAAGCTCAAACTG GTTAACATGGTTCTTCTCGAGTCACTGAGGCTCTACAGCCCCGTGGTGTTGATAAGAAGGGGCACAGGTTCAGACATCCAGCTCGGCAGCATAAGGGTGCCCAAGGGAACAATGCTGTCCATACCAATTGCGTTGCTGCACAGGGACAAGGATGTCTGGGGCCAAGATGCCGACGAGTTCAACCCTACCAGGTTCGAGCATGGCGTGTCCAAAGCTGCTGCCAACCACCCCAATGCCCTGCTGTCCTTCTCCCAGGGACCTAGGGCCTGCATTGGCCAGAACTTCGCGATGCTTGAGGCCCGTATCGGGATCGCCATGATCCTTCAGAGGTTCTCGTTTGAGCTCTCGCCAAAGTATGTCCATGCACCCAAGGAAGAGATCACCCTGATGCCCAGGTTCGGGCTTCCCATCATCCTGAGGAACCTTCACGACTGA